agccagtgatgcccaagccaaaacattgaatgtattcaagaggcggctggatatagcacttggggtgaatgggatcaaaggttatggggagaaagcaggattaggctattgagttggacgatcagccatgatggtgatggatggcagagcaggttcgatgggccgaatggcctcctcctatctgctGTTTCTATGTCcccagaatgaataaaaaagttgaGATTTGAGCTTGGAAATGGTTCAATGTTCTTCTCATCTGGTGTACAGATGAATTTTTAGTCTCCACAAATTATGTGATAGAtaataaataatatttatttCAAAACTTGTTTTGGACTCCTTGTGGAAGTCACGGGACCTTCCGCAGTGTTGTGTGGTTTCCCGAATTAAATCTCAAGAGCCTCGAAGCGTTTAGTTCCTCTGGGAGGGTGACCCCCTTCACCCCTCGATCCTGCGCTTTGCTTCTCTGTCCAGCATTCCTTGGTCGCTCATATTTGAGCCAGGAGTGGTCCCCAGGCTTAAAACATTTGCCAAAGATCTTCTGGCTCACCAGTTTGGAACCCTTCAAGACACTAAACTGttaagacaaggctggagaggGGCAAGAAGTTTcttgtgttttttattcatttgtgggacatggacgtcgctggcgggcccagcttttattgcccatccctagttacccttgaactgagtggctctctcggccattccagagggcagttgagagtcaaccacattggggaggtggggggcgggtacctgatctttttttaaattctttttgatttgatttgatttattattgtcatatgtattaacatacagtgaaaagtattgtttcttgcgcgctatacagacaaagcataccgttcatagagaaggaaagaacaaagaacaatacagcacaggaacaggcccttcggccctccaaccccatccaaactagaccattcttttgtattcctccattcccactccgttcatgtggctatctagataagtcttaaacgttcccagtgtgtccgcctccaccaccttgcccggcagcgcattccaggcccccaccaccctctgtgtaaaatatgtccttctgatatctgtgttaaacttccccccccttcaccttgaacctatgacccctcgtgaacgtcaccaccgacctggggaaaagcttcccaccgttcaccctatctatgcctttcataattttatacacctctattaagtctcccatcatcctccgtctttccagggagaacaaccccagtttacccaagagagaggagagagtgctgaatgtagtgttacagtcatagctagggtgtagagaaagatcaacttaatgcgaggtaggcccattgaaaagtctgacggcagcagggaagaagctgttcttgagtcggttggtacgtgtccacagacttttgtaactttctcccgatggaagaaggtggaagagagaatgcccggggtgcgtgggggtccttgattatgctggctgctttgccaaggcagcgggaagtgtagacagagtcaatggatgggaggctggtttgcgtgatggattgggctacattcacgaccctttgtagttccttgcggtcttgggcagagcaggagcccataccaagctgtgatacaaccagaaagaatgctttctatggtgcatctgtaaaagttggtgagagtcgtagctgacgtgccaaaggtggaagagagactgtccgaGGTGCATGTCCGGGGTTCatatgtgggacatgggcgtcgctggctgtgccagtctttattgcccatcccttggagggcagttgggagtcaaccacattgctgtggctctggagtcacatgtaggccagaccgggtagggatggcagatttccttccctaaagggcattagtgaaccagatgggtttttccaacaatggtttcatggtcatcagtagattcttaactccagattttttttattgaattcaaattccaccatctgccgtggcgggattcgaacccaggtctccagcacattctggattaatagccgagcaataataccactgagccaccgtctAATTTTTGCTTTTGGTGGCTAACCAAAAGAAAAAGAGTTTGGGAGTGGCTGGACCACCTCTGAAAGAATGGGAAAGGCCAGTATTGGTTGCAAAGTGAATTAAGGTGCCCGGATGTGGCAAAAGGCGCTACATAGATGCAGAACCTTTCCCAACATGTTGAGGGGGTATCTaagtgaaacttacagaatactgagaggcctggatagagtggacgtggggaagatgtttccactggtgggagagactagaactcgagggcacaacctcagagtgaagggacgctcctttaaaacagagaggaggaggaatttcttcagccagagagtggtgaatctgtggaactctttgccgcagaaggctgtggaggccaggtcattgagtctttaagacagagatagataaataaggggatcaagggttagggGGCAAAGGCggtagaatggggttgagaaagctgtcagctgtgattgaatggtggggcagactcgatgggccaaatggtctaattctgctcctatatcttatgctgACACTCTCAGTTGACCGGTCCCAGAATGAGTGATCCTCCTTGCTGCTTCATTTATATATCAATGGAACTCTCCTCAACTTCAACTGGTAAAAACAAGAGAAATATTGaagctttggacacagagggagcgcacggctctcacagtcagtgttgtgagcaatcagcactcacctcacttcactcaccctcgctttacgtgcgaatcgcttcagtcacaccggtaggaaaaTAAAACTACCCGGAcggaatcagcggaatgtggcaaccccgcTCCTGGGCAACAAAATGTCTGGTgcaggccgcactcagaacccagattggccacactcccaggacaggtacagcacagggttagatacagtgtaaagctccctctacactgtccccatcaaacactcccaggacaggtacagcacagggttagatacagagtaaagctccctctacactgtccccatcaaacactcccaggacagttacagcacggggttagatacagtgtaaagctccctctacactgtccccatcaaacactcccaggacaggtacagcacggggttagatacagagtaaagctccctctacactgtcccccatcaaacactcccaggacaggtacagcacagggttagatacagtgtaaagctccctctacactgtcccccatcaaacactcccaggacaggtacagcacagggttagatacagtgtaaagctccctctacactgtccccatcaaacactcccaggacaggtacagcatggggttagatacagagtaaagctccctctgcactgtcccttgATGAGCTTCAGGCTGAATGTCCAGGATGTGTCCCTTGCAGGAGCAGTTTCACATTGAGACCCTTGTCACTGAGTGGCGATGCAAAGCAGGGGACAATTAAAGGATTCTCACCCCTACTCACAACTATTCTTGAGTTCCCTTGCCTGCTCTGAAACTCTCCCCATCCTCTCAAGAGCAAAAGGCAATGAATTTCCCCAGGAATCCTGCTGTTCCTAGCTTTCTGGTATCCTGAAGCAACTGGTAATGTGAGGACAATATGAAACAATCTGGGACACAGAGCGATATGTTTCTCTAAAGTGAATCCAGGTGTTCCCAGCCGCCTATATCACTTACCCAGCTCTCCTTGGCAGATATCAGTTGTACTAATCGATTCCACAAAGAACTGAGGGTTTTTAAAGAGATCCTGCAAAACAAACAGAGGGGGCTGAATGTAAAATTGTCCTTTATAACCTAACTAACTGataatgtgatgatactgtgaggATCGTTACTCATTTAGCCGTGTGGTATTTAACTTAGGAGAGAGATTTTGTTTTCAAAAAGAAATGATCCCCTGGGGGTTTTGGTTAAAGGAATggaaattggattagattgaCAGGATCAGGTGATAATGTGgtgaatgggaggagctaggtatgtTGCAGAGAAGAAACAGCTCTTCAACTCAggctggggtttgtttaaagacagatttctttttttattcattcttggggcatgggcgtcgctggctgggccagcattgattgcccatccctagagcccgagagcagttgagagtcaaccacattgctgtatctctggagtcacatataggccagaccgggtaaggacagcagatttccttccctaaaggacattagtgagccaggtgtttttttttccaacaatcgacaatggtttcatggtcatcagtagattcttaaaccccgatactttttattgaattcaaattccactatttgccgtggcaggattcgaacccgggtccccagaacagtagccgagtttctggattaataatcgagcaataataccactaggccatcgcctctgcaagctgctctctcgacaaaatctctctgaaaccTTCAAGGCTGTTTtgactcattatagcaagtatatttatggttgctaaccgTATTTAAAGTGGCTTCTGAGTttataagaggaatgttgcttatctggaattgaaacagtgataagttagaaattaaagttgtttcttttcatgtttaaatattgttcaaacgGGTaacagttaagctgcttcatttgttagattaTATTTAACTATATTATTGAATAAAATGTTTTTACTATAAAATATCCCTAATTTATCAGTAGAATTTCCCTGGAGTGAAGCATATTATCCtcatatttatgccaaaatagaaaaactgttgggaTCTAGTCTAGCTTCacaatgtaatttgggattctggtgtcatggtggcgcagtggttagcactgctgcctcacggcgtcacggacctgggttcaattccggctctgggtggctgtctatgtggagtttgcacattctccccgtgtctgcgtgggttccctccgggtgctcttggttcttcccacactccaaggatgtgtaggttaggtgcattggccatgctaaattaccccttagtgtcccaagatgtgtgggttaaggggattagcaaatatatggggcaatggggaaagggcctgggtaggatgctctgttggagagtcggtgcaaaaccgatgggctgaatggcctccttctgcactgcagcgattcaatgAAATCTATGAAATCCAGGGCGCTACCAATAAAGGTGTCAGAGTCCCAAAGGCTTTCTAAAAGAATGACACATTCTCATCAGCTTTGTAAATGTGCAACCCTTCTGACTGCCAGACCCACCCAAAATACAGAGATATTCCCAGGAGCCCCCTGCTAATCTTTGcaagtactgacacactcacaccccactgtaaatactgacacattccccagggatcccctgtaaatattgacacactcctcggggaccccctgtaaatactgacacacaccccggggactccttgtaaatggtgacaccctcccggggaccccctgtaaatactgacacactccccggggacgccctgtaaatactgacacacacccctgggatcccctgtaaatactgacacactccccggggatcccctgtaaatactgacacactccccggggatcccctgtaaatactgacacattctccccccagggatcccctgtaaatactgacactctccccccccggggctcccctgtaaatactgacacactccccggggactccctgtaaatactgacacactctctggggacccgctgtaaatactgacacactccccccccggggatcccctgtaaatactgacacactctccccccggggatcccctgtaaatactgacacattctccccccgtggttCCCCTGTaactactgacacactccctggggacaccctgtaaatgctgacacactccccggggactccctataaatactgacacactccccagggaccccccgtaaatactgacacactccccggggactccctgtaaatactgacacactccccggggactccctgtaaatactgacacactccccagggacccccccgtaaatactgacacactccccagggacccccccgtaaatactgacacactccccggggactccctgtaaatactgacacactccccagggaccccctgtaaatactgacacattctccctgtggatcccctgtaaatactgacactctcccccctggggatcccctgtaaatactgacacactccctggggaacccctgtaaatactgacacactccccggggacctcctgtgaatactgactcactccccggggacctcctgtaaatactgacacactccctggggacctcctgtaaatactgacacactccccggggactccttgtaaatgctgacaccctcccagggacaccctgtaaatactgacacactccccggggacaccctgtaaatactgacacattggcAGTAATGTGGGTTCTATtaaggaacattatcaaacagaAATTTGTTCGATATTTAATGCTATAATGATAGATTGTGCATTATTAAATAAAAAACAGGAACCAGTGTTACAGGCTGAAATTTACAATTGGGATGAATTTCACCTCTGTTCGGattgccagcgttggattggagtgggcacagtgagaagtctcacaacaccaggttacagtctgcgagctttcggagcacctctCCTTCACCGGGTCACTCACCTGAGGGaggggcggcgctccgaaagctggtgctaccaaataaacctgttggactttaaccaagggagaaaatgctggaaaatctcagcaggtctggctgcatctgtggggagaggaaagaaccaacgtttcgagtccagacagactttaacctggttggactttaatctggtgtttgacacttcttactgttcagATTGCAGAGTTTTCCCAGCCCCTGATCCCAGATTCTTACACTGGCTCGGATCCACTCGATCCCGGTTGTCTTCAGGCGTCCCAAAGCTTCTGCTCCAGCCGGGAAGTTGGGATCTTTGAACAGTTGTCGCTCCCGCAGTAACTGGCTCCGGAGTCTCCCAAAGTGCTGCCGCTGGAAGCGCACCGGCTTCTCCCGGCTCCCTACCACTCTCCTCGGGGGAGAGGCTTCACTGTCTCCCGGGGGAGAGGGCTCATTGTAtcccggggcagtgggttcgggGTATCCCGGGGGAGTGGGTTCGGTGTATCCCGGGGAAAAGGGTTCGGTGTCCTCCGGGATGTTGGAGTCGATGTTCCCCATGTTGTTGTTGCTGCCAACACCGCTTCTGATCCAATCCTTCAACTCAGCTGCAGATTACCTGCCTCCAGACACACCTCGCTGCTGCcaacctcttcctctctctctctgatcctccctctctctctctctctctgtttctccctctctctctctgttcctccctctctgtttctccctctctctgtttctcactctccctttctccctctctctctctgttcctccctccttctgtttctccctctctgtttctccccctctctctgtttctccctctctgtttctccctctccctctctgtttctccctctccctctctccctctctgtttctccctctctctgtttctccctctctctgtttctccctctccctttctctccctctccctttctctctctctctctctctgtttctccctccttctgtttctccctttctcccactctctctctgtttctccctctccctctgtttctcactctccctctctgttcctccctccttctgtttctctctctctgtttctccctcttcctctctgtttctccctctccctctctgtttctccctctccctctctgtttctccctctccctctctccctctctgtttctccctctccctctctccctctctgtttctccctctcactgtttctccctctctctgtttctccctctccctttctctccctctccctttctctccctctccctttctctctctgtttctccctccttctgtttctccctttctcccactctctctctgtttctccctctccctctgtttctcactctccctttctccctctctctctctgttcctccctccttctgtttctctctctctgtttctccctcttcctctctgtttctccctctccctctctgtttctccctctccctttctccctctctctctctccctgttcctccctccttctgtttctccctctccctctctgtttctccctctctctttctctgtttctccctctccctctctctgtttctccctctctttctctctgtttctccctctctctctctgtttctccctctctttctctctgtttctctctccctctctctgtttctctctccctctctctgtttctccctctctttctctctgtttctccctctctttctctctgtttctccctctctctctctgttcctccctccttctgtttctccctctctgtttctccctccccctctctctctctgtttctccctccccctctctctctctgtttctccctccccctctctctctctgtttctccctccccctctctctctctgtttctccctccccctctctctctctgtttctccctccccctctctctct
This sequence is a window from Mustelus asterias unplaced genomic scaffold, sMusAst1.hap1.1 HAP1_SCAFFOLD_3411, whole genome shotgun sequence. Protein-coding genes within it:
- the LOC144490541 gene encoding calpain-2 catalytic subunit-like: MGNIDSNIPEDTEPFSPGYTEPTPPGYPEPTAPGYNEPSPPGDSEASPPRRVVGSREKPVRFQRQHFGRLRSQLLRERQLFKDPNFPAGAEALGRLKTTGIEWIRASDLFKNPQFFVESISTTDICQGELGDCWFLAAMSSLTLNESLFAYVVPSNQSFQKNYAGIFRFRVWIWD